The following are encoded in a window of Candidatus Binatia bacterium genomic DNA:
- a CDS encoding LLM class flavin-dependent oxidoreductase encodes MRASFGLTLANRGVIIGAVKVSDLIHMTQQAESSGAFDAVWVGDSLLAKPRFESVVLLSALAAVTTKVRLAVGCMATFPHRHPVLFAQQWASLDVLSEGRSWLVVCMGGPDEQSKAQALEHAVMGIQAKERPARMTEGIEILRKLFAEKNTSHHGRFYQFDGVTLEPRPVQQPCPIWIASNPTGLTWRDGASAPDAVIERSFRRVARYADGWMTNKVSPEQFRRQWSRILEMAREEGRDPAKLGNALYHNINIQQDRKAALAESKAFLDKYYTSNFSAAFVEGFTTAGTPEECIRDLKDYFSSGLQHIALRLTSWDQQTQLKRFLEEVVPAFT; translated from the coding sequence ATGCGCGCCTCTTTCGGCCTCACGCTTGCGAATCGCGGCGTCATCATCGGCGCCGTCAAGGTGAGCGATCTCATACACATGACGCAACAGGCGGAATCCTCGGGCGCCTTCGACGCCGTCTGGGTCGGCGACAGCCTCCTCGCCAAGCCCCGCTTCGAGTCGGTGGTTCTCCTTTCCGCGCTCGCCGCAGTGACGACGAAAGTCCGGCTGGCCGTAGGCTGCATGGCGACTTTCCCGCATCGCCATCCGGTTCTTTTCGCACAGCAGTGGGCGAGCCTCGACGTTTTGTCCGAGGGGCGGAGCTGGCTCGTCGTCTGCATGGGCGGGCCGGACGAGCAGAGCAAGGCTCAGGCGCTGGAGCACGCCGTGATGGGCATCCAGGCAAAGGAGCGTCCCGCGCGCATGACCGAAGGCATCGAAATTCTGCGGAAGCTATTCGCCGAGAAAAACACTTCGCACCACGGCCGCTTCTACCAGTTCGACGGGGTGACGCTGGAGCCGCGCCCCGTGCAGCAGCCCTGCCCCATCTGGATCGCCAGCAATCCGACCGGGCTCACTTGGCGCGACGGCGCGAGCGCGCCCGATGCTGTCATCGAGCGCAGCTTCCGCCGCGTCGCGCGCTACGCCGACGGCTGGATGACGAACAAAGTGAGCCCGGAACAGTTCCGCCGGCAATGGTCGCGAATTTTGGAAATGGCGCGCGAGGAAGGCCGCGATCCGGCGAAGCTCGGCAACGCTCTCTACCACAACATTAACATCCAACAGGACCGCAAGGCCGCGCTGGCGGAGAGCAAGGCCTTTCTCGACAAGTATTACACTTCAAACTTCAGCGCGGCCTTCGTCGAAGGCTTCACGACCGCCGGCACGCCGGAGGAATGCATCCGTGACCTTAAGGATTACTTTAGCTCGGGCCTGCAGCATATAGCTCTGCGCCTGACTTCCTGGGACCAGCAGACCCAACTTAAACGTTTCCTTGAAGAAGTCGTGCCCGCGTTCACCTGA